The proteins below come from a single Drosophila kikkawai strain 14028-0561.14 chromosome 3R, DkikHiC1v2, whole genome shotgun sequence genomic window:
- the hh gene encoding protein hedgehog yields MDNSDCVPWASAASVTCLSLDAKCHSSSSDSSSDCSTSSSSSSPAPESQNMRHIAHTQRCASRLTTLLAVLLLVLPLSFTPAHSCGPGRGLGRRRERNLYPLVLKQTIPNLSEYQNGASGPLEGEIRRDSPKFKDLVPNYNRDILFRDEEGTGADRLMSKRCKEKLNVLAYSVMNEWPGVRLLVTESWDEDYQHGQESLHYEGRAVTIATSDRDQAKYGMLARLAVEAGFDWVSYVSRRHIYCSVKSDSSISSHVHGCFTPESTALLESGVQKPLGELSIGDRVLSMAANGQPVFSEVILFMDRNLEQMQNFVQLHTDGGAVLTVTPAHLVSVWQPDRQQLAFVFADRVEEQNHVLVRDAATGELKPQRVIQVGSVRSKGVVAPLTREGTIVVNSVAASCYAVINSQSLAHWGLAPMRFLSTLEAWLPAKEQLRSSPAKAKDTSKDVSQAERQNGIHWYANALYKVKDYVLPQSWRHD; encoded by the exons ATGGATAACAGCGACTGTGTGCCTTGGGCCAGTGCCGCCAGTGTCACCTGTCTCTCGCTAGACGCCAAATGCCACAGTTCCAGCTCCGACTCCAGTTCCGactgcagcaccagcagcagcagcagctccccGGCTCCCGAATCGCAGAATATGCGccacattgcgcatacgcagcgttgcgCCAGCAGGCTGACCACTCTGCTGGCTGTCCTGCTCCTCGTTCTGCCGCTGAGCTTTACGCCGGCCCACAGCTGCGGTCCTGGCCGAGGTCTGGGCCGTCGCCGGGAGCGTAACCTCTACCCGCTGGTGCTCAAACAGACCATTCCCAATCTCTCCGAGTACCAAAACGGCGCCTCCGGGCCTCTCGAAGGCGAGATCCGGCGGGATTCGCCCAAGTTCAAGGACCTGGTGCCAAACTACAATCGGGATATCCTGTTCCGCGACGAGGAGGGCACCGGAGCGGATCGCTTGATGAGCAAG CGCTGCAAGGAGAAGCTGAACGTGCTGGCCTACTCCGTGATGAACGAGTGGCCGGGCGTCCGCCTGCTGGTCACCGAGAGCTGGGACGAGGATTATCAGCATGGCCAGGAGTCGCTGCACTACGAGGGCCGGGCCGTAACCATTGCCACCTCGGATCGGGACCAAGCCAAGTATGGTATGCTGGCCCGCCTTGCCGTGGAGGCCGGTTTCGACTGGGTCTCCTACGTCAGCCGGCGTCACATCTATTGCTCCGTGAAGTCAG ATTCTTCCATCAGCTCCCATGTGCACGGCTGCTTCACTCCCGAGAGCACGGCCCTGCTGGAGAGCGGCGTCCAGAAGCCGCTCGGCGAGCTCTCTATCGGAGACCGCGTCCTGAGCATGGCCGCCAATGGACAGCCCGTGTTTAGCGAGGTGATCCTCTTCATGGACCGTAACCTCGAACAGATGCAGAATTTCGTGCAGCTCCACACGGACGGCGGAGCGGTGCTGACGGTGACGCCGGCGCATCTGGTGAGCGTGTGGCAGCCGGATCGCCAGCAGCTGGCCTTCGTCTTTGCGGATCGCGTTGAGGAGCAAAACCATGTTCTGGTCCGGGATGCGGCCACTGGCGAACTGAAGCCTCAGCGCGTCATCCAAGTGGGCAGCGTGCGCAGCAAAGGCGTGGTCGCTCCACTAACCCGCGAGGGCACGATTGTGGTAAACTCGGTGGCAGCCAGCTGCTACGCAGTGATCAACAGCCAGTCTCTGGCCCACTGGGGCCTGGCTCCCATGCGATTCCTCTCCACGCTGGAGGCATGGCTGCCCGCCAAGGAGCAGCTGCGCAGCTCTCCAGCCAAGGCGAAGGACACATCAAAGGATGTGTCGCAGGCGGAGCGACAGAACGGCATCCACTGGTATGCCAACGCCCTGTACAAGGTCAAGGACTACGTGCTGCCGCAGAGTTGGCGCCATGATTGA
- the LOC108071331 gene encoding zinc finger and BTB domain-containing protein 17 isoform X1, whose protein sequence is MDALPSYPDLSTLCRLCLGEHQDAYEIFDEDEANLSIPVRLMACVSLDAKPADNLPKKVCGECRYQLEKSFLFRQRCQAAEKKLRKHVRLLCLGKRSRVFSKDPDGDDFDDDELEFEDSIAFIDQQDKLRQKADEKWRAEFKEEQEQELNKRLADSRIKLRAKLVPEVRKELAEEVRREVREQLEAEVRSDVREELRNEVSEEIRKEQLVKLLGELEVYLVEKKAGQWETLDGQEAIVKAPVNVVRNPPVSPKLRPTSSIKQSSSPAVKAPALQKIEAEQAEPEVEFLRSGTPETSTVDEVEVDTLELEDDVPTESEQDFRDIKMIGAGEMVRTEDGEIYIINANSTQATKPASSADFDEDNDITSYNIKEDGEIQFSGDKTQLEDVVVFNLDGEIAEEQQVYNFDENVIIVEKNDTLRDAEQPAKRKRQSEFVVKQALREGQVKPRRVTDTMKTFQCKICPVAFASEKLLLRHHNIHVKSIKNGKGGSLKCPDCGMQLSCASSLKRHRVIHSGIKPFKCDVCEASFSQREVLKRHMDTHTGAKRHKCPHCSTCFAQKSNLQQHISRVHMGNARTNKCHLCSRSFNHQSGLSRHLATHAGVMFTCKECDRQFNDRSALQRHFTNVHKGLKKSVDYGSEPEICEME, encoded by the exons ATGGACGCGCTGCCCTCGTACCCCGACTTGTCGACCTTGTGCCGCCTCTGCCTGGGGGAGCACCAGGACGCGTACGAGATATtcgacgaggacgaggccaATCTCTCAATCCCCGTGCGTCTGATGGCTTGCGTCTCCTTGGACGCCAAGCCCGCGGACAACCTGCCCAAGAAGGTATGCGGCGAGTGTCGATACCAGCTGGAAAAGTCCTTTCTCTTCCGCCAGCGCTGCCAGGCGGCGGAGAAGAAGCTGCGCAAGCACGTCCGCCTGCTGTGCCTGGGCAAGCGGAGCCGCGTCTTCTCCAAGGATCCGGATGGCGACGACTTTGACGACGATGAGCTGGAATTCGAAGACTCAATAGCGTTCATCGACCAACAGGACAAGCTGCGGCAGAAGGCCGACGAGAAGTGGCGGGCGGAGTTTaaagaggagcaggagcaggagttaAACAAGCGGCTGGCAGACTCGCGGATAAAGCTGCGGGCCAAACTGGTCCCAGAGGTGCGCAAGGAGCTGGCCGAGGAGGTGCGCAGGGAGGTGAGAGAGCAGCTGGAGGCCGAGGTCCGCAGCGATGTTCGCGAGGAGCTGCGCAACGAAGTGTCCGAGGAGATCCGGAAAGAGCAGCTGGTCAAGCTCTTGGGGGAGCTGGAGGTGTACTTGGTTGAGAAGAAGGCCGGCCAGTGGGAAACGTTGGATGGACAAGAAGCAATAGTAAAGGCTCCCGTCAATGTGGTGCGTAATCCCCCTGTCTCTCCAAAGCTAAGGCCTACGAGTTCCATCAAGCAGAGCTCCAGCCCAGCAGTGAAAGCACCAGCCTTGCAGAAAATAGAAGCGGAGCAGGCAGAACCGGAAGTGGAATTCTTACGGAGTGGCACTCCCGAGACATCTACCGTGGATGAGGTGGAGGTGGATACGCTCGAGCTGGAGGATGACGTGCCCACGGAGAGCGAGCAGGACTTCAGAGACATTAAAATGATCGGCGCAGGGGAAATGGTGAGAACCGAGGATGGTGAGATTTACATAATCAACGCGAACAGTACGCAGGCCACGAAGCCAGCCTCCTCAGCAGATTTTGACGAAGACAACGATATCACTTCCTACAACA TCAAGGAAGATGGAGAGATTCAGTTCAGCGGAGATAAAACGCAGTTGGAGGATGTGGTGGTCTTCAATTTGGACGGCGAGATAGCTGAGGAGCAGCAGGTTTATAACTTTGACGAAAATGTCATCATTGTG GAGAAGAACGACACCCTTCGAGACGCCGAGCAACCTGCCAAAAGAAAGCGACAGAGTGAGTTTGTGGTAAAGCAGGCGTTACGTGAGGGACAAGTGAAGCCTAGACGGGTGACAGACACCATGAAGACGTTCCAGTGTAAGATCTGCCCGGTGGCCTTCGCCTCAGAGAAGCTACTGCTGCGTCACCACAATATCCATGTCAAGAGCATAAAGAACGGCAAAGGCGGTTCCCTCAAGTGTCCCGACTGTGGGATGCAGCTGTCCTGCGCAAGTTCCCTTAAGCGGCACAGGGTCATTCACAGTGGGATTAAGCCCTTCAAGTGCGACGTGTGCGAGGCGTCCTTCTCCCAGCGAGAAGTGCTCAAGCGGCACATGGACACCCACACGGGAGCTAAGCGCCACAAGTGCCCCCACTGCTCGACGTGCTTTGCCCAGAAATCGAATCTGCAGCAGCACATCAGCCGAGTGCACATGGGCAATGCCAGGACCAACAAGTGTCACCTATGCTCTCGCAGCTTCAACCACCAGTCGGGCCTGAGTCGCCACCTGGCCACGCATGCGGGCGTCATGTTCACCTGCAAGGAGTGCGATCGGCAGTTCAACGATCGCAGTGCGCTCCAGCGACATTTCACAAACGTGCACAAGGGCCTGAAGAAGTCGGTGGACTACGGCTCCGAGCCCGAGATTTGTGAGATGGAGTAA
- the LOC108071331 gene encoding zinc finger and BTB domain-containing protein 17 isoform X2, with protein MDALPSYPDLSTLCRLCLGEHQDAYEIFDEDEANLSIPVRLMACVSLDAKPADNLPKKVCGECRYQLEKSFLFRQRCQAAEKKLRKHVRLLCLGKRSRVFSKDPDGDDFDDDELEFEDSIAFIDQQDKLRQKADEKWRAEFKEEQEQELNKRLADSRIKLRAKLVPEVRKELAEEVRREVREQLEAEVRSDVREELRNEVSEEIRKEQLVKLLGELEVYLVEKKAGQWETLDGQEAIVKAPVNVSSSPAVKAPALQKIEAEQAEPEVEFLRSGTPETSTVDEVEVDTLELEDDVPTESEQDFRDIKMIGAGEMVRTEDGEIYIINANSTQATKPASSADFDEDNDITSYNIKEDGEIQFSGDKTQLEDVVVFNLDGEIAEEQQVYNFDENVIIVEKNDTLRDAEQPAKRKRQSEFVVKQALREGQVKPRRVTDTMKTFQCKICPVAFASEKLLLRHHNIHVKSIKNGKGGSLKCPDCGMQLSCASSLKRHRVIHSGIKPFKCDVCEASFSQREVLKRHMDTHTGAKRHKCPHCSTCFAQKSNLQQHISRVHMGNARTNKCHLCSRSFNHQSGLSRHLATHAGVMFTCKECDRQFNDRSALQRHFTNVHKGLKKSVDYGSEPEICEME; from the exons ATGGACGCGCTGCCCTCGTACCCCGACTTGTCGACCTTGTGCCGCCTCTGCCTGGGGGAGCACCAGGACGCGTACGAGATATtcgacgaggacgaggccaATCTCTCAATCCCCGTGCGTCTGATGGCTTGCGTCTCCTTGGACGCCAAGCCCGCGGACAACCTGCCCAAGAAGGTATGCGGCGAGTGTCGATACCAGCTGGAAAAGTCCTTTCTCTTCCGCCAGCGCTGCCAGGCGGCGGAGAAGAAGCTGCGCAAGCACGTCCGCCTGCTGTGCCTGGGCAAGCGGAGCCGCGTCTTCTCCAAGGATCCGGATGGCGACGACTTTGACGACGATGAGCTGGAATTCGAAGACTCAATAGCGTTCATCGACCAACAGGACAAGCTGCGGCAGAAGGCCGACGAGAAGTGGCGGGCGGAGTTTaaagaggagcaggagcaggagttaAACAAGCGGCTGGCAGACTCGCGGATAAAGCTGCGGGCCAAACTGGTCCCAGAGGTGCGCAAGGAGCTGGCCGAGGAGGTGCGCAGGGAGGTGAGAGAGCAGCTGGAGGCCGAGGTCCGCAGCGATGTTCGCGAGGAGCTGCGCAACGAAGTGTCCGAGGAGATCCGGAAAGAGCAGCTGGTCAAGCTCTTGGGGGAGCTGGAGGTGTACTTGGTTGAGAAGAAGGCCGGCCAGTGGGAAACGTTGGATGGACAAGAAGCAATAGTAAAGGCTCCCGTCAATGTG AGCTCCAGCCCAGCAGTGAAAGCACCAGCCTTGCAGAAAATAGAAGCGGAGCAGGCAGAACCGGAAGTGGAATTCTTACGGAGTGGCACTCCCGAGACATCTACCGTGGATGAGGTGGAGGTGGATACGCTCGAGCTGGAGGATGACGTGCCCACGGAGAGCGAGCAGGACTTCAGAGACATTAAAATGATCGGCGCAGGGGAAATGGTGAGAACCGAGGATGGTGAGATTTACATAATCAACGCGAACAGTACGCAGGCCACGAAGCCAGCCTCCTCAGCAGATTTTGACGAAGACAACGATATCACTTCCTACAACA TCAAGGAAGATGGAGAGATTCAGTTCAGCGGAGATAAAACGCAGTTGGAGGATGTGGTGGTCTTCAATTTGGACGGCGAGATAGCTGAGGAGCAGCAGGTTTATAACTTTGACGAAAATGTCATCATTGTG GAGAAGAACGACACCCTTCGAGACGCCGAGCAACCTGCCAAAAGAAAGCGACAGAGTGAGTTTGTGGTAAAGCAGGCGTTACGTGAGGGACAAGTGAAGCCTAGACGGGTGACAGACACCATGAAGACGTTCCAGTGTAAGATCTGCCCGGTGGCCTTCGCCTCAGAGAAGCTACTGCTGCGTCACCACAATATCCATGTCAAGAGCATAAAGAACGGCAAAGGCGGTTCCCTCAAGTGTCCCGACTGTGGGATGCAGCTGTCCTGCGCAAGTTCCCTTAAGCGGCACAGGGTCATTCACAGTGGGATTAAGCCCTTCAAGTGCGACGTGTGCGAGGCGTCCTTCTCCCAGCGAGAAGTGCTCAAGCGGCACATGGACACCCACACGGGAGCTAAGCGCCACAAGTGCCCCCACTGCTCGACGTGCTTTGCCCAGAAATCGAATCTGCAGCAGCACATCAGCCGAGTGCACATGGGCAATGCCAGGACCAACAAGTGTCACCTATGCTCTCGCAGCTTCAACCACCAGTCGGGCCTGAGTCGCCACCTGGCCACGCATGCGGGCGTCATGTTCACCTGCAAGGAGTGCGATCGGCAGTTCAACGATCGCAGTGCGCTCCAGCGACATTTCACAAACGTGCACAAGGGCCTGAAGAAGTCGGTGGACTACGGCTCCGAGCCCGAGATTTGTGAGATGGAGTAA
- the LOC108071255 gene encoding uncharacterized protein yields the protein MNVCRLCLAKDANFSVVNSTAAMRIMACISLEIEPGDGLPQHICTICRLRLEEMNSFRRRCLAVDRRLKRRKLLQKQEPKAHMAVIAAQEEAEEERTLRDVVGCTATACSESNAQWRLQAAKVIRAEIDAYKKELHGICTQAVRTEIENEVRVEVMGVLMAEAKQKLKLSVLDELFDEVEAFFVRKRNEAAFGSESLCSNSPRRDAAKSEGFFEAEREEPVDGDVVELLDDEPEPRNPEPPEAHPACPTDSIDPMPMVEINMSDSQMSHLLEDFNREAFLKAKTTPRKDVEVTKPSAKRKRRESVLLCRKHSNRAKRYSQEPVECSECVCCRLRGAAKLNRTAS from the exons ATGAACGTTTGTCGCCTGTGTTTGGCAAAGGACGCTAACTTTTCGGTTGTAAACTCCACGGCTGCAATGAGAATAATGGCATGCATTTCTCTAGAAATCGAGCCCGGAGACGGCCTGCCGCAGCACATATGTACCATTTGCCGCCTGCGGCTCGAGGAGATGAACAGCTTCCGTCGACGCTGCCTCGCTGTGGATCGTCGACTGAAGCGCAGAAAATTGCTGCAAAAGCAGGAGCCCAAGGCCCATATGGCGGTGATTGCGGCGCAGGAGGAGGCCGAGGAGGAACGAACCCTGCGGGACGTGGTCGGATGCACGGCAACCGCCTGCTCCGAGAGCAACGCCCAGTGGCGTCTGCAGGCAGCCAAGGTCATTCGAGCAGAGATAGACGCTTACAAGAAGGAGCTGCATGGCATCTGCACGCAGGCGGTGCGCACTGAGATCGAGAACGAAGTCCGCGTCGAAGTGATGGGAGTGCTCATGGCTGAGGCCAAGCAGAAGCTGAAACTCAGCGTCCTGGACGAGCTCTTCGACGAGGTGGAGGCATTCTTCGTGCGCAAGCGCAACGAGGCGGCCTTTGGGTCGGAGAGTTTATGCTCGAATTCCCCCCGAAGGGATGCAGCGAAAAGCGAAGGTTTCTTCGAAGCGGAACGGGAAGAACCAGTGGACGGAGATGTCGTGGAGCTACTGG ATGACGAACCAGAGCCTAGGAATCCAGAACCACCAGAAGCTCATCCTGCATGTCCCACCGATTCGATCGATCCCATGCCCATGGTTGAGATCAATATGAGTGACTCTCAGATGAGCCATCTGCTCGAGGACTTCAACAGGGAAGCCTTCCTAAAGGCTAAGACTACTCCGCGTAAGGATGTGGAGGTAACGAAGCCCTCCGCCAAGAGAAAGCGACGCGAAAGCGTTTTATTGTGCCGGAAGCACAGCAACAGGGCAAAGCGGTACTCCCAGGAGCCTGTCGAATGCAGCGAATGCGTGTGTTGTCGTCTTCGAGGTGCAGCTAAGCTAAATCGCACAGCTTCCTAG